One Keratinibaculum paraultunense genomic window carries:
- the rsmB gene encoding 16S rRNA (cytosine(967)-C(5))-methyltransferase RsmB has protein sequence MNAREIALNILKDINIKGAYSNYSINKHLTNEISIKDENLIREIVYGVVENRLYIDYIISKASKIKLKKIHPTILEILRIGVYQMIFMDKIPDSAAVNEAVNLSKKHGHKGVSGFINGVLRNIARNKERFKQIDEKDNLNYLSIKYSYPKWMLKRWIDDYGYDFVEELCNVNNSKPLLNIRVNTLKINRNELLNRLKNYGYIVYETKYAKDGIVIENPTRITETEEFKQGFFIIQDESSMLVAQIANPKKQSNVLDLCSAPGGKATHMAQIMENQGYIKCWDIYEHKLNLINKNSYRLGINIIDTEIHDATKLDNRLIGQMDYCIADVPCSGLGIIRRRPEIKWNRKEEDINKLKEIQFKILDNAKQYVKPGGIIIYSTCTISKDENEKVIGRFLNENDDFKLLSFENLICDKRHMEESKNGYIQLFPHIHGTDGFFIAKIIKDL, from the coding sequence TTGAATGCTAGAGAAATTGCATTAAATATTCTTAAAGATATAAATATAAAAGGTGCCTATTCTAATTATTCTATAAACAAACATTTGACAAATGAGATTTCTATAAAGGATGAAAATTTGATTAGAGAAATAGTGTATGGAGTAGTTGAAAACCGTTTGTATATTGACTATATAATATCCAAAGCCTCTAAAATAAAGTTAAAGAAAATTCATCCTACAATATTGGAAATATTAAGAATTGGTGTATATCAAATGATATTTATGGATAAAATACCTGATAGTGCTGCAGTAAATGAAGCAGTTAATTTATCAAAGAAACATGGTCATAAAGGTGTTAGTGGTTTTATAAATGGAGTGTTGCGAAATATTGCTAGAAACAAGGAGAGATTTAAACAAATTGATGAAAAGGATAATTTAAATTATCTATCCATAAAGTATTCTTATCCAAAATGGATGCTTAAAAGATGGATTGATGATTATGGATATGATTTTGTGGAAGAATTATGTAATGTTAATAATAGTAAGCCTTTATTGAATATTAGAGTAAATACTTTAAAGATAAATAGAAATGAATTACTAAATAGATTAAAAAATTATGGATATATTGTTTATGAAACAAAATATGCGAAGGATGGAATAGTTATTGAAAATCCAACGCGAATTACAGAAACAGAAGAATTTAAACAAGGTTTTTTTATAATTCAAGATGAAAGCAGTATGTTGGTGGCTCAGATAGCCAATCCTAAGAAACAAAGTAATGTATTAGATTTATGTAGCGCCCCTGGAGGAAAGGCTACCCATATGGCACAAATTATGGAGAATCAAGGATATATTAAATGTTGGGATATTTATGAACATAAACTTAATTTGATTAATAAAAATTCTTATAGATTAGGAATAAATATAATAGATACAGAAATTCATGATGCAACAAAGTTAGATAATAGATTAATAGGACAGATGGATTATTGTATTGCAGATGTTCCTTGTTCTGGATTAGGAATAATTAGAAGAAGACCAGAAATAAAATGGAATAGAAAAGAAGAGGATATTAATAAATTAAAAGAAATACAGTTTAAAATATTAGATAATGCTAAACAATATGTTAAGCCTGGAGGAATAATAATATATAGCACTTGTACTATTTCAAAGGATGAAAATGAAAAAGTAATTGGTAGATTTTTAAATGAAAATGATGATTTTAAGTTATTAAGTTTTGAAAATTTAATTTGTGATAAAAGGCATATGGAAGAGTCTAAAAACGGATATATTCAGCTTTTCCCACATATACATGGTACTGATGGTTTTTTTATTGCTAAAATAATAAAAGATTTATAG
- a CDS encoding Stp1/IreP family PP2C-type Ser/Thr phosphatase, translating to MEIGVKTDAGKIRSNNQDAHYANYPLFIIADGMGGHKAGEVASGMAVEIISNDFINDPIDIINDDEYIMDKIRNSIYKANEIIYDNSIKDDDYSGMGTTVTLAYIFENKVFVGHVGDSRAYIYRNDELTQITEDHSLVEQLIKNGSISKEEARYHPQRNIITRAVGTSKDIEVDITIISKNKGDILLLSTDGLTNMVEDYEIENIIKLYDDVQTICDKLVKLSNDKGGYDNITVIAIKF from the coding sequence ATGGAAATTGGCGTAAAAACAGATGCTGGGAAGATTAGGAGTAATAATCAAGATGCTCATTATGCAAATTACCCTTTGTTTATTATAGCAGATGGTATGGGTGGGCATAAAGCTGGAGAAGTCGCAAGTGGTATGGCTGTTGAGATAATTAGCAATGACTTTATAAATGACCCTATAGATATAATCAATGACGACGAGTATATAATGGATAAAATTAGAAATTCTATTTATAAAGCTAATGAGATAATATATGATAATTCCATTAAAGATGATGATTATTCAGGCATGGGCACTACTGTTACTTTAGCCTATATATTTGAGAACAAAGTGTTTGTTGGTCATGTAGGTGATAGCAGGGCATATATTTATAGGAATGATGAATTAACACAGATAACAGAAGATCATTCTCTTGTAGAACAACTTATAAAAAATGGGAGTATTAGTAAGGAAGAGGCTAGGTACCATCCCCAAAGGAATATAATTACTAGAGCAGTAGGTACTAGTAAAGATATAGAAGTAGATATAACTATAATTTCAAAAAACAAAGGTGATATACTTTTATTAAGTACTGATGGTTTGACTAATATGGTGGAAGATTATGAAATAGAAAACATCATAAAGCTTTATGATGATGTTCAAACTATATGTGATAAATTAGTAAAGCTTTCAAATGACAAAGGTGGGTATGATAATATTACCGTTATAGCTATAAAATTCTAG
- the rpe gene encoding ribulose-phosphate 3-epimerase translates to MAIVAPSILSADFGNLKEEILNLEKGGADYIHIDVMDGVFVPNITFGPPVIKKIKNISKIPFDVHLMIDKPERYIEDFVKAGADIITVHEEATIHLHRTIQQIKSYGLKAGVALNPSTPIENIKYILDYLDMVLIMTVNPGFGGQQFIKSMERKIFDLRNIIDNRNLNILIEVDGGIKLENAKKIINLGADIIVVGSGIFEAEDIVERTNEFKRI, encoded by the coding sequence ATGGCGATAGTTGCACCGTCTATTTTGTCAGCAGATTTTGGAAATTTGAAAGAGGAAATATTAAATCTAGAAAAAGGAGGAGCAGATTATATTCATATAGATGTAATGGATGGAGTATTTGTTCCTAATATTACCTTTGGACCACCTGTAATAAAAAAGATAAAGAATATTAGTAAAATTCCTTTTGATGTACATTTAATGATTGACAAGCCTGAAAGATATATAGAGGATTTTGTAAAGGCTGGTGCAGATATTATTACTGTTCATGAAGAAGCTACTATACATCTTCATAGGACTATTCAACAGATAAAATCCTATGGTTTAAAAGCTGGAGTGGCATTAAACCCATCTACTCCTATAGAGAATATAAAATATATATTGGACTATTTAGATATGGTACTTATCATGACAGTAAATCCAGGTTTTGGCGGGCAACAGTTTATTAAGTCTATGGAAAGAAAAATATTTGATTTAAGAAATATTATAGATAATAGAAATTTAAATATATTAATTGAAGTAGATGGAGGAATTAAACTAGAAAATGCAAAGAAAATAATTAATTTAGGAGCAGATATTATAGTAGTAGGTTCAGGAATTTTTGAAGCAGAAGATATAGTTGAAAGAACTAATGAATTTAAAAGAATATAA
- a CDS encoding zinc metallopeptidase produces the protein MYNNWMLFLFPALLFATYAQIKVSASFNKYLMVANRSGYTGKEVARMILDRNGLYDVRIESVGGQLTDHYDPRTKVIRLSRDVYNGDSIAAVSIAAHETGHAIQHSEGYFPLILRNNIAPIVGLSSRFVWIFILLGLLIEPFLFEVGVMLYLAIVLFQVITLPVEYNASKRALYQLEDNGIILNEERSAAKEVLSAAALTYVAATLVAIGQLLRLLSMSNRRRD, from the coding sequence AATTGGATGTTATTTCTTTTCCCAGCATTACTATTTGCTACTTATGCACAGATTAAAGTTTCTGCTTCTTTTAATAAGTATCTAATGGTAGCTAATCGTTCAGGATATACAGGTAAAGAAGTGGCTAGAATGATATTAGATAGAAATGGATTATATGATGTTAGAATAGAGTCTGTAGGAGGGCAATTAACTGACCATTATGATCCTAGAACTAAGGTAATTAGACTATCTAGGGATGTATATAATGGGGATTCTATAGCAGCTGTATCTATTGCTGCTCATGAAACAGGACATGCGATACAGCATAGTGAAGGGTATTTTCCGTTAATTTTAAGAAACAATATAGCACCTATAGTAGGTTTAAGCTCAAGATTTGTTTGGATATTTATTTTACTTGGACTTTTAATTGAACCTTTTTTATTTGAAGTAGGTGTAATGTTATATTTAGCTATAGTGTTATTTCAAGTAATTACATTACCTGTTGAATATAATGCTAGTAAAAGAGCATTATATCAATTAGAAGATAATGGAATAATTTTGAATGAAGAGAGAAGTGCTGCTAAAGAAGTTCTAAGTGCTGCAGCTTTAACTTATGTAGCAGCTACTTTAGTAGCTATTGGTCAATTGCTGCGTTTATTGAGTATGTCAAATAGAAGAAGAGACTAA
- the thiT gene encoding energy-coupled thiamine transporter ThiT — protein sequence MKKWNTKMIVEAGIMIALAYLLSRIKLYEAPQGGAVTAGSMIPILLFAMRWGVRPGMVTGAVFGILKLILGGWFFSPAQAILEYPIAFGLLGLAGISSISKEVDSPKDYFNIVLSVLLAIGGRFICHLLAGVIFFSEYAGNQNPWIYSLIYQSSYLVPEFIISSIILSLIWKPLSKIEK from the coding sequence ATGAAAAAGTGGAATACTAAAATGATAGTAGAAGCTGGAATCATGATTGCTTTAGCGTACTTATTAAGTAGAATAAAATTGTATGAAGCACCGCAGGGAGGTGCAGTTACAGCAGGTAGTATGATTCCTATATTATTATTTGCTATGAGATGGGGTGTAAGACCAGGTATGGTAACTGGAGCTGTTTTTGGCATACTTAAACTAATATTAGGAGGATGGTTTTTTAGTCCTGCACAAGCTATATTGGAATATCCAATTGCATTTGGACTATTAGGATTAGCAGGAATTTCCTCTATTTCTAAAGAAGTAGATAGCCCTAAAGATTATTTTAATATAGTTTTATCTGTACTATTAGCAATTGGCGGAAGATTTATTTGTCATCTTTTAGCAGGAGTAATCTTTTTTAGTGAATATGCAGGGAATCAAAATCCTTGGATTTATTCTTTGATATATCAATCTAGTTATTTAGTTCCAGAGTTTATAATATCATCTATTATATTATCCCTAATATGGAAGCCATTGAGTAAAATAGAAAAGTAG
- the rlmN gene encoding 23S rRNA (adenine(2503)-C(2))-methyltransferase RlmN codes for MSKIELNSLTLEELKEFMYSIGEEKYRGEQLFNYIHSNKGCDISEITVFSKKMQDKLQDIGKINNLEIFKRFDSKLDNTKKYLFLLEDNNIIEGVVMEYEHGWTACISTQVGCKMGCVFCASTKNGLIRNLLPSEMVNQIYTMEKDLNIRINNIVLMGSGEPLDNYENVLKFLRIIHDEKGHNTSYRNITLSTCGIVPKIYELAEEKIPITLSISLHSPFDEIRRKMMPISNKYFIDDILEACRYYSNKTNRRITIEYTLIEGVNDRIKDILQLTNILSNLNCHINLIPLNPIKEFDKNRSSNSSIMQFKDELMKTNIPVTIRREMGKDIDGACGQLRRRYITKDTN; via the coding sequence TTGAGCAAAATAGAATTAAATAGTTTAACTTTAGAAGAACTTAAAGAGTTTATGTATTCAATTGGTGAAGAAAAATATAGAGGGGAACAGTTGTTTAATTATATCCATAGCAATAAGGGTTGTGATATTTCAGAAATAACTGTATTTTCTAAAAAAATGCAGGACAAGCTTCAGGATATAGGAAAGATTAATAACTTAGAAATTTTTAAAAGATTTGATTCTAAATTAGATAATACTAAAAAATATTTGTTTTTATTAGAGGATAATAATATTATTGAAGGAGTAGTCATGGAATATGAACATGGCTGGACTGCGTGTATTTCAACTCAGGTAGGTTGTAAGATGGGCTGTGTTTTTTGTGCATCTACCAAAAATGGGTTAATTAGAAATTTATTACCAAGTGAAATGGTAAATCAAATTTATACGATGGAAAAGGATTTAAATATAAGGATAAATAATATAGTGCTGATGGGTAGTGGTGAGCCTTTGGATAATTACGAGAATGTATTGAAATTTTTAAGAATTATACATGACGAAAAGGGACATAACACAAGTTATAGAAATATAACTTTATCTACTTGTGGGATTGTTCCTAAGATATATGAATTAGCTGAAGAAAAGATTCCAATAACTTTATCTATATCTCTTCACTCACCCTTTGATGAAATAAGAAGGAAAATGATGCCTATAAGTAATAAATATTTTATTGATGATATATTAGAAGCTTGTAGATATTATAGTAATAAAACCAATAGAAGAATTACTATAGAGTACACCCTTATAGAAGGTGTCAATGATAGAATTAAAGATATACTTCAATTAACAAATATATTGAGTAATTTAAATTGTCATATAAATTTAATACCATTGAATCCAATTAAAGAATTTGATAAAAATAGATCATCGAATTCAAGTATTATGCAATTTAAGGATGAATTGATGAAGACAAACATTCCCGTTACCATTCGAAGAGAAATGGGAAAAGATATTGATGGTGCTTGTGGGCAATTGAGGAGAAGATATATCACCAAGGATACTAACTAA
- a CDS encoding thiamine diphosphokinase: MKALIVSNGNIKNFNWLRKIGREFDFILCADGGCNYCIEAGILPNLVIGDLDSILPKTLNVIRKSKVPIEKFPTKKNATDTELALEFLMNKGIKDITLVGVLGSRIDHSLANILLLKKLHDEGVKGKIIDENNTIYLVDEELILDKKEGFYVSIIPLIKEGINISLKGFEYELNESYIEFGSTLGISNNIVSEKGYIKVNEGMCLVCISKD; the protein is encoded by the coding sequence ATGAAAGCATTGATAGTTTCTAATGGGAATATAAAAAATTTTAATTGGTTAAGAAAAATAGGAAGGGAATTTGATTTTATTTTATGTGCTGATGGAGGATGTAACTATTGTATAGAGGCAGGTATTTTACCTAATTTAGTAATTGGAGATTTGGATTCTATATTACCTAAAACTTTAAATGTGATTCGTAAAAGTAAAGTACCAATAGAAAAATTTCCAACAAAAAAGAATGCTACAGATACAGAATTGGCTTTGGAATTTTTAATGAATAAAGGTATTAAGGATATTACTTTGGTAGGGGTTTTGGGTAGTAGAATAGATCATTCATTAGCTAATATATTGTTGCTTAAAAAGCTACATGATGAAGGGGTAAAGGGAAAAATTATAGATGAAAATAACACCATATATTTAGTTGACGAGGAACTTATATTAGATAAAAAAGAAGGTTTTTATGTGTCAATAATTCCGTTGATAAAAGAAGGAATTAATATATCATTAAAAGGATTTGAATATGAATTAAATGAGAGTTATATTGAATTTGGTTCTACCTTAGGCATTAGTAATAATATAGTAAGTGAAAAAGGATATATAAAAGTTAATGAGGGAATGTGCTTAGTATGTATTTCCAAAGATTAA
- the rpmB gene encoding 50S ribosomal protein L28 translates to MAKRCDICGKGKLYGNKISFSNKKNNRSWSPNIRKVRAVVNGTTKRINVCTRCLRSGYVDRAL, encoded by the coding sequence GTGGCTAAAAGATGTGATATATGTGGAAAAGGAAAATTATATGGAAATAAAATAAGTTTCTCAAATAAAAAAAATAATAGAAGTTGGTCCCCCAATATTAGAAAAGTTAGAGCTGTAGTAAATGGCACTACAAAAAGAATAAATGTTTGTACTAGATGCTTACGATCTGGGTATGTGGATAGAGCACTATAA
- the pknB gene encoding Stk1 family PASTA domain-containing Ser/Thr kinase, which translates to MIGTVLGNRYEIIEKIGEGGMACVYKARCRLLNRNVAVKVLREEFVDDEDFIKKFKRESQAAASLSHPNIVNVYDVGVEKIGENFIHYIVMEYIKGKTLKEIIKEKGKLSVEETLDYSIQIAEALEHAHKNHIVHRDIKPHNIMVTDDGRVKVTDFGIARAATTSTVTTSTNVIGSVHYFSPEQARGGYTDEKSDIYSLGIVMYEMITGKVPYEGDSPISIALKHIEGEIEPPRKIDSTVPIGLEKIIMKCVQKNQFDRYQSAGELLYDLKKLKYSCVDDFIENTSIIDSPTQIMSNIQIENEDEEDLKGRKGKKKKNKGENSLKPILLAILLAFIVTGFVAFSFFKFKDLFVVAETVVPDLVGMHVDVAEEELEKQGLKLKIYKEIYDNEFEEGEIVSQNVKAGEKVKKGFTIGVTISKGSKLVKVPNLINKNITEVDAILREYNLDEGEVKYDYSDTVEANIIMNQFPEPYTEVEANTKIDLIVSKGPKSKPVLMPKLVGLKEKDAENALKSFNLKRGQRIEKPSDEYPEGYVIWQSIEPGVAVEPNTSVDIYISTGPEKVPEEEPEDEDVNSEVPFNLKLTLPQDGTKVEIRIDRVQDGVSETVYEKVHIADGNTVKIPLKGKLDAQFEIYFNGIHNETFPHPDKQ; encoded by the coding sequence ATGATTGGAACTGTGTTAGGTAATAGATATGAGATAATTGAAAAAATTGGGGAAGGTGGAATGGCATGTGTTTATAAGGCTAGGTGTAGACTTTTAAACAGGAATGTGGCTGTGAAAGTGTTGAGGGAGGAATTTGTAGATGATGAAGATTTCATTAAAAAGTTTAAAAGGGAATCTCAAGCAGCAGCAAGCTTATCCCATCCTAATATTGTAAATGTATATGACGTTGGAGTAGAAAAAATAGGAGAAAATTTTATCCATTACATAGTTATGGAGTATATTAAGGGTAAAACTTTGAAGGAAATTATTAAAGAGAAAGGTAAATTATCTGTAGAGGAAACTTTGGATTATTCTATTCAAATAGCTGAAGCACTAGAACATGCCCATAAAAACCATATAGTTCATAGAGACATAAAACCTCACAATATTATGGTAACTGATGATGGAAGAGTAAAAGTAACGGATTTTGGAATAGCTAGAGCAGCTACTACTTCTACCGTAACTACTTCTACTAATGTAATAGGTTCTGTTCATTATTTTTCACCAGAACAAGCTAGGGGTGGTTATACTGATGAAAAATCTGATATATATTCTTTAGGAATTGTTATGTATGAAATGATAACTGGTAAGGTTCCTTATGAAGGAGATAGTCCTATTTCTATAGCATTAAAACATATTGAAGGAGAAATAGAGCCACCAAGAAAAATAGATAGTACTGTACCAATTGGCCTAGAAAAAATTATAATGAAATGTGTACAAAAAAATCAGTTTGATAGATACCAAAGTGCTGGAGAATTATTATATGATTTAAAAAAATTAAAGTATTCTTGTGTTGATGATTTTATAGAAAATACTTCAATAATTGATTCTCCAACTCAAATAATGTCAAATATTCAAATAGAGAATGAGGATGAAGAAGATTTGAAAGGGAGAAAAGGTAAGAAGAAAAAAAATAAAGGAGAAAATAGTTTAAAGCCAATATTATTGGCAATATTACTTGCATTTATAGTTACTGGTTTTGTAGCTTTTAGCTTTTTTAAATTTAAAGATTTATTTGTAGTTGCTGAAACAGTAGTACCTGATTTGGTTGGTATGCATGTGGATGTAGCTGAGGAAGAATTAGAAAAACAAGGTTTAAAATTAAAAATATATAAAGAAATTTATGATAATGAGTTTGAGGAAGGTGAGATAGTTTCTCAAAACGTTAAGGCGGGAGAAAAAGTTAAAAAAGGCTTTACTATTGGAGTTACAATTAGTAAAGGTAGTAAACTTGTTAAAGTACCTAATCTAATCAACAAAAACATAACGGAAGTAGATGCTATTTTAAGGGAATATAATTTAGATGAAGGAGAAGTTAAATATGATTATAGTGATACTGTAGAAGCTAATATTATTATGAATCAGTTTCCTGAACCTTATACAGAAGTAGAAGCAAATACCAAAATTGATCTGATAGTAAGTAAAGGTCCAAAAAGCAAACCAGTATTAATGCCTAAACTTGTAGGATTAAAAGAGAAAGATGCAGAAAATGCTCTTAAATCATTTAATTTAAAAAGAGGTCAAAGAATTGAAAAACCAAGTGATGAATATCCAGAAGGATATGTAATATGGCAAAGTATTGAACCAGGGGTAGCTGTAGAACCTAATACTTCTGTAGATATATATATTAGTACTGGTCCTGAAAAAGTACCTGAAGAGGAACCTGAAGATGAAGATGTAAATAGCGAAGTTCCATTTAATTTGAAATTAACTCTTCCTCAAGATGGCACTAAAGTTGAAATAAGAATAGATAGAGTTCAAGACGGAGTTAGCGAAACAGTGTATGAGAAGGTTCATATAGCCGATGGAAATACTGTAAAGATTCCTTTAAAAGGAAAATTAGATGCTCAATTCGAAATATATTTTAACGGAATTCATAATGAAACTTTTCCACATCCAGACAAACAATAG
- the rsgA gene encoding ribosome small subunit-dependent GTPase A: MLSGRIIKGIGGFYYVETERGIYECKARGLFRKHNTIPLVGDKVLIRVNEEDETGYIEKIMDRSSQLTRPPVANITQAIIVMSVKEPDINFWLLDRFLVMVEYEKLDTIICINKIDLAKDEELEFINIYSKAGYSTIMASAKTGDGIEELREKLKNNITVFAGPSGVGKSSLLNKIDKRLGLKTGEISKKTTRGKHTTRHVELIDIGFNSYVLDTPGFSSLDLSFVEEEVQLGSYFREIDKYSYKCKFSGCLHYKEPGCEVKKQMELGNIDKVRYKNYISFLEEIRNTRRY; this comes from the coding sequence ATGCTAAGCGGAAGAATTATAAAAGGAATAGGTGGCTTTTATTATGTTGAAACTGAGAGAGGAATATATGAATGTAAAGCGAGGGGTTTATTTCGGAAGCACAATACCATTCCTTTGGTAGGAGATAAAGTTTTAATAAGGGTAAATGAAGAAGATGAGACTGGTTATATTGAAAAAATAATGGACAGAAGTTCTCAGCTTACTCGCCCTCCTGTAGCTAATATAACACAAGCTATAATAGTTATGAGTGTTAAGGAACCAGATATAAATTTTTGGCTTTTAGATAGGTTTTTAGTTATGGTTGAATATGAAAAATTAGATACCATAATATGTATAAATAAAATAGATTTAGCAAAAGATGAAGAGTTAGAATTTATAAATATATACAGTAAAGCTGGTTATTCAACTATAATGGCAAGTGCGAAGACTGGTGATGGAATAGAAGAGTTAAGGGAAAAACTTAAAAATAATATTACAGTATTTGCAGGACCTTCAGGGGTAGGTAAATCATCGTTATTAAATAAAATAGATAAGAGATTAGGGCTTAAAACAGGAGAAATTAGCAAAAAAACAACACGTGGAAAACATACAACAAGACATGTAGAATTAATAGATATTGGTTTTAATAGCTATGTATTGGATACTCCTGGATTTAGCTCTTTGGATTTAAGTTTTGTTGAGGAAGAAGTTCAATTAGGTAGTTATTTTAGAGAGATAGATAAATATAGTTATAAATGTAAATTTAGTGGTTGTTTACATTATAAGGAACCAGGTTGTGAAGTAAAAAAGCAAATGGAGTTAGGCAATATAGATAAGGTTAGATATAAAAATTATATTAGTTTTTTAGAAGAGATTAGAAATACTAGGAGGTATTGA
- a CDS encoding 3-hydroxyacyl-CoA dehydrogenase family protein, with product MNIKNVAVLGTGTIGHGIAQLCAQKGYNVNMFGRSDASLDRGFNSIKNNLEDLVNEKVIDENEAKEIVSRIKGFKTIKENIQDADIVIEAIAEDINIKQKVYKEMDEICDRNVILASTTSGLSPTDIALHTKNPERIVVAHFWNPPQLIPLVEIVPGEKTSSETMDIITKFIEKLGKVPVRMEKECLGFIGNRLQLALLREALYIVEKGWAKIEEVDKAVEYGFGRRLPITGPIKSADMGGLDIFYNISEYLFEDLCDSKEPSYLMKEKVEKNELGIKSKKGFYEWDDDIIERTKNRRNEVLKYFICRDREDQ from the coding sequence ATGAATATTAAAAATGTTGCAGTTTTAGGAACAGGAACTATTGGGCATGGAATTGCACAGCTTTGTGCTCAAAAAGGATATAATGTAAATATGTTTGGGCGAAGTGATGCTAGTTTAGATAGGGGTTTTAACAGTATAAAAAATAATTTAGAAGATTTAGTAAATGAGAAGGTAATTGATGAAAATGAAGCAAAAGAAATTGTTAGTAGAATCAAAGGATTTAAAACTATAAAAGAAAACATACAAGATGCAGATATTGTCATAGAAGCAATAGCAGAAGATATTAACATAAAGCAGAAAGTATACAAAGAAATGGATGAAATATGTGACAGAAATGTTATTCTTGCGTCAACTACATCAGGACTTAGTCCAACAGATATAGCATTACATACTAAAAATCCAGAAAGAATAGTTGTAGCACATTTTTGGAATCCACCACAGCTAATACCTTTGGTTGAAATTGTACCAGGAGAAAAAACATCATCTGAAACAATGGATATAATTACTAAATTTATTGAAAAATTAGGTAAGGTTCCTGTTAGAATGGAGAAAGAATGTTTAGGGTTTATAGGAAATAGGCTTCAGTTAGCATTATTAAGAGAAGCACTATATATAGTAGAGAAAGGATGGGCAAAGATAGAAGAAGTTGATAAAGCTGTTGAATATGGATTTGGGAGGAGACTTCCAATAACAGGTCCTATAAAATCTGCTGATATGGGAGGATTAGATATATTTTATAATATATCTGAATATTTATTTGAAGATTTATGTGATTCAAAAGAACCTTCATACCTTATGAAAGAGAAGGTTGAAAAAAACGAACTTGGAATAAAAAGTAAAAAAGGTTTCTATGAATGGGATGACGATATTATAGAAAGAACAAAAAATAGAAGAAATGAAGTTTTAAAATATTTCATTTGTAGAGATCGTGAAGATCAGTAA